In Streptomyces canus, one DNA window encodes the following:
- a CDS encoding imidazolonepropionase-like domain-containing protein encodes MLTIHTADLLIPGDGRSPLPGGAVLVEGRRLAAVEVYEELAAAHPTARVRRWPGVLTPGLVNPYGPELLEQAYHPDPREDLGSEPISGEALESLGMTDARWGASARRGVQRMLARGVVAVRGELRRPAVIDAVHRSGLTIEQRLADPVGRPSLTSESFANPLLPQAEATFAIFETPELTTCVATVIKGRLLHRRR; translated from the coding sequence TTGCTGACGATCCACACCGCCGACCTGCTGATCCCGGGCGACGGACGGTCACCGCTGCCCGGTGGGGCGGTACTGGTCGAGGGGCGGCGGCTCGCGGCCGTAGAGGTCTACGAGGAGCTGGCCGCCGCACATCCGACGGCAAGGGTGCGCCGCTGGCCGGGAGTTCTCACCCCGGGCCTGGTGAACCCGTACGGCCCGGAGCTCCTGGAGCAGGCCTACCATCCGGACCCGCGTGAGGACTTGGGCAGCGAGCCGATCTCGGGCGAGGCGCTGGAGTCACTGGGCATGACCGACGCCCGTTGGGGTGCGAGCGCAAGGCGGGGGGTGCAGCGGATGCTGGCGCGCGGGGTGGTGGCGGTGAGGGGTGAGCTGCGACGCCCCGCGGTGATCGACGCCGTCCACCGATCGGGGCTGACGATCGAGCAACGGCTCGCGGATCCCGTGGGCCGGCCTTCACTGACCTCCGAGTCATTCGCCAACCCTCTGCTCCCCCAGGCCGAGGCCACTTTCGCGATCTTCGAAACCCCAGAGCTGACAACCTGCGTGGCAACGGTGATCAAGGGCCGGTTGTTGCACCGGCGTAGGTAA
- a CDS encoding NADH-quinone oxidoreductase subunit A, whose translation MNAYAPILVLGALGAGFAIFSVVMATLIGPKRYNRAKLEAYECGIEPTPTPAGGGRFPIKYYLTAMLFIVFDIEIVFLYPWAVTFDALGVFGLVEMLLFVLTVFVAYAYVWRRGGLEWD comes from the coding sequence GTGAACGCTTATGCGCCCATCCTCGTACTGGGAGCCCTCGGGGCAGGCTTTGCGATCTTCTCCGTGGTCATGGCCACGCTGATCGGTCCGAAGCGGTACAACCGGGCCAAGCTCGAGGCCTACGAGTGCGGGATCGAGCCGACCCCCACGCCGGCCGGCGGCGGGCGCTTCCCCATCAAGTACTACCTGACGGCGATGCTCTTCATCGTCTTCGACATCGAGATCGTCTTCCTCTACCCCTGGGCCGTCACCTTCGACGCCCTGGGTGTTTTCGGGCTCGTGGAGATGCTGCTCTTCGTGCTCACCGTCTTCGTCGCGTACGCGTACGTATGGCGGCGCGGCGGCCTGGAATGGGACTGA
- a CDS encoding demethylmenaquinone methyltransferase, whose protein sequence is MTRASLNKQPHEVASMFDDVAERYDLTNDVLSLGQDRVWRKEVARAVDARPAQKILDLAAGTATSSLPFARTGAYVVPCDFSIGMLQVGKRKHTWLPFTAGDATKLPFKDDTFDAVTISFGLRNVQDTDTALREMYRVTKPGGRVVICEFSHPTWAPFRTVYTEYLMRALPPVARAVSSNPDAYVYLAESIRAWPNQPALAERLRKAGWSKVAWRNLTGGIVALHRGVKES, encoded by the coding sequence GTGACCCGCGCTTCCCTGAACAAGCAGCCGCACGAAGTCGCCTCGATGTTCGACGACGTGGCGGAACGGTACGACCTGACGAACGACGTGCTGTCGCTCGGTCAGGACCGGGTGTGGCGCAAGGAGGTCGCCAGGGCCGTCGACGCCCGCCCCGCCCAGAAGATCCTGGACCTGGCGGCGGGCACGGCCACCTCGTCGCTGCCCTTCGCCCGCACCGGCGCCTATGTCGTGCCCTGCGACTTCTCGATCGGCATGCTCCAGGTCGGCAAGCGGAAGCACACCTGGCTGCCGTTCACCGCGGGCGACGCGACGAAGCTGCCCTTCAAGGACGACACCTTCGACGCCGTCACCATCTCCTTCGGGCTGCGCAACGTCCAGGACACCGACACCGCGCTGCGCGAGATGTACCGGGTGACCAAGCCCGGCGGCCGGGTCGTGATCTGCGAGTTCTCGCACCCCACCTGGGCGCCCTTCCGCACGGTCTACACCGAGTACCTGATGCGCGCCCTGCCGCCGGTGGCCCGCGCGGTCTCCTCCAACCCCGACGCCTACGTCTACCTCGCCGAGTCCATCCGCGCCTGGCCGAACCAGCCGGCCCTGGCGGAGCGACTCCGGAAGGCCGGCTGGTCGAAGGTGGCGTGGCGGAACCTGACGGGCGGGATCGTGGCCCTGCACCGGGGCGTCAAGGAGAGCTGA
- a CDS encoding geranylgeranyl reductase family protein, with amino-acid sequence MTEPLSENTADVIVVGAGPAGSTTAYHLAKSGLDVLLLEKTEFPREKVCGDGLTPRATKQLVAMGIDISEEAGWLRNKGLRIIGGGVRLQLDWPDLASFPDYGLVRKRDDFDEQLARQAQKAGARLFERCNVGAPIIDDRTGRITGVHAKLGEDKREVTFHAPLVVAADGNSTRLSLAMGLHRREDRPMGVAVRTYFESPRHEDDYLESWLELWDRRGPGEDRLLPGYGWIFGMGDGTSNVGLGVLNTSDSFKELDWREVLKAWCASMPEEWGYTPDNMTGPIRGAALPMAFNRQPHYTKGLLLVGDAGGMVNPFNGEGIAYAMESGQIAADVIVQAHARSTPAGREMALQRYPRVLKDTYGGYYTLGRAFVKLIGNPKVMKIAAQRGLTHPLLMKFTLKMLANLTDPTGGDAMDRIINGLSKVAPKA; translated from the coding sequence GTGACCGAGCCCCTGTCCGAGAACACCGCCGATGTCATCGTCGTCGGCGCGGGGCCGGCCGGCTCCACGACCGCGTACCACCTCGCCAAGTCCGGACTCGACGTGCTCCTGCTGGAGAAGACCGAGTTCCCGCGCGAGAAGGTCTGCGGCGACGGCCTCACGCCGCGTGCCACCAAACAGCTCGTGGCGATGGGCATCGACATCTCCGAAGAGGCCGGCTGGCTGCGGAACAAGGGTCTCAGGATCATCGGCGGCGGCGTACGCCTCCAGCTGGACTGGCCGGATCTCGCCTCCTTCCCCGACTACGGCCTCGTCCGCAAGCGCGACGACTTCGACGAGCAGCTCGCCCGCCAGGCCCAGAAGGCCGGGGCGCGGCTGTTCGAGCGCTGCAACGTCGGTGCCCCGATCATCGACGACCGCACGGGCCGCATCACCGGCGTCCACGCGAAGCTGGGGGAGGACAAGCGCGAAGTCACCTTCCACGCGCCCCTTGTCGTCGCCGCCGACGGCAACTCCACCCGGCTCTCCCTCGCGATGGGCCTGCACCGCCGCGAGGACCGCCCGATGGGCGTGGCCGTACGGACGTACTTCGAGTCCCCGCGGCACGAGGACGACTACCTGGAGTCCTGGCTGGAGCTGTGGGACCGCCGCGGTCCCGGCGAGGACCGGCTGCTGCCCGGCTACGGCTGGATCTTCGGCATGGGCGACGGCACCTCCAACGTCGGCCTCGGCGTCCTGAACACCTCCGACTCCTTCAAGGAGCTCGACTGGCGCGAGGTGCTGAAGGCCTGGTGCGCCTCGATGCCGGAGGAGTGGGGCTACACCCCGGACAACATGACCGGCCCGATCCGCGGTGCCGCCCTGCCGATGGCCTTCAACCGCCAGCCGCACTACACCAAGGGCCTGCTCCTGGTCGGCGACGCCGGCGGCATGGTGAACCCCTTCAACGGCGAAGGCATCGCCTACGCCATGGAGTCCGGCCAGATCGCCGCCGACGTCATCGTCCAGGCCCACGCCCGCTCCACCCCCGCGGGGCGCGAGATGGCCCTGCAGCGCTACCCGCGCGTCCTCAAGGACACCTATGGCGGCTACTACACGCTGGGCCGCGCCTTCGTGAAGCTCATCGGCAACCCGAAGGTCATGAAGATCGCGGCCCAGCGCGGCCTGACCCACCCGCTGCTCATGAAGTTCACCCTTAAGATGCTCGCCAACCTCACCGACCCCACGGGCGGCGACGCGATGGACCGGATCATCAACGGGCTGAGCAAGGTGGCGCCGAAGGCGTGA
- a CDS encoding acyltransferase family protein, whose protein sequence is MSWEQQGYQQQGCQQQGYGYEYGYSGYVEQPQPQAQPYPQQQPYPQEHVDHGHYGQGVEPEPPVPGAPADAEAEEEKPPSRPPGRDRYFDTLRAVALIRVVTYHTFGWAWAGMVFPSMGIMFGLAGTLMAKSLERPALTVVRSRMRRLLPPFWFWGVFVVLAMLVHDWMPGWQIVYWIVPLGDPPGNAWGEQAWEILWYLRTYLWFVLLSPVLLKVFRPAPVPVLLLSLAPIVVFQFLWEPPDNRLGSALTDLATFLFCWILGFAHRDGVLERLKAPAVVVLSLAAIGFGGWYAFTHQAETGSYDLDDIPLAQAFWSAGYVTLLMWAKSCFGIDFAWLTRFRRTDRVVTIFNSRAVTIYLWHEIALILAVPLIDQFWNVPAFERWLPLESQWFMFGVGWILIAVFVLLCGWVEDVAGKKKPQLLPGGRPARMGT, encoded by the coding sequence ATGAGCTGGGAGCAGCAGGGGTATCAGCAGCAGGGCTGTCAGCAACAGGGGTACGGCTATGAGTACGGGTACTCGGGGTACGTAGAGCAGCCGCAGCCGCAGGCTCAACCGTATCCGCAGCAGCAGCCGTATCCCCAGGAGCACGTCGACCACGGCCACTACGGACAGGGCGTGGAGCCGGAGCCGCCGGTTCCCGGAGCCCCCGCTGACGCCGAGGCGGAGGAGGAGAAGCCTCCGTCTCGGCCCCCGGGCCGCGACCGCTACTTCGACACCCTCCGGGCCGTCGCCCTGATCCGGGTCGTCACCTATCACACCTTCGGGTGGGCCTGGGCCGGCATGGTCTTCCCCTCCATGGGGATCATGTTCGGCCTGGCCGGCACGCTGATGGCGAAGTCCCTGGAGCGGCCCGCCCTCACGGTGGTCAGGAGCCGGATGCGCCGCCTGCTGCCGCCGTTCTGGTTCTGGGGCGTCTTCGTGGTCCTCGCGATGCTGGTCCACGACTGGATGCCGGGCTGGCAGATCGTCTACTGGATCGTGCCGCTCGGCGATCCGCCGGGCAACGCGTGGGGCGAGCAGGCCTGGGAGATCCTCTGGTACCTGCGGACGTACCTGTGGTTCGTCCTGCTGTCCCCGGTGCTGCTGAAGGTGTTCCGGCCGGCTCCGGTGCCGGTCCTGCTGCTGTCCCTGGCCCCGATCGTGGTCTTCCAGTTCCTGTGGGAGCCGCCGGACAACCGCCTCGGCAGCGCGCTGACGGACCTGGCCACCTTCCTGTTCTGCTGGATCCTGGGCTTCGCCCATCGGGACGGGGTCCTCGAGCGGCTGAAGGCGCCGGCCGTCGTCGTTCTCTCGCTCGCCGCGATCGGGTTCGGCGGCTGGTACGCCTTCACCCACCAGGCCGAGACCGGGTCGTACGACCTCGACGACATCCCTCTCGCCCAGGCCTTCTGGTCGGCCGGGTACGTGACGCTCCTGATGTGGGCCAAGTCGTGCTTCGGGATCGACTTCGCCTGGCTCACCCGCTTCCGGCGGACCGACCGGGTCGTCACGATCTTCAACTCCCGCGCGGTGACGATCTACCTGTGGCACGAGATCGCGCTGATCCTCGCCGTGCCGCTGATCGACCAGTTCTGGAACGTGCCCGCGTTCGAGAGATGGCTGCCGCTGGAGAGCCAGTGGTTCATGTTCGGCGTCGGCTGGATCCTGATCGCGGTGTTCGTGCTGCTGTGCGGATGGGTGGAGGACGTGGCCGGGAAGAAGAAGCCGCAGCTTCTTCCGGGAGGGCGGCCTGCAAGAATGGGGACGTGA
- a CDS encoding GNAT family N-acetyltransferase: protein MNRALPVVRLRVPTDEDAVAWHRIFDDPDVMEFHGGRSAELYVYEELTARQRRHDAERGFCLWTMVDESGQVVGFTGAQPWPQDWGPTGEIEIGWRLGRTYWGQGYATAAAQLTLERLRAAGVTDVVAMVRPGNERSISVAKRLGMELAETFTHPRYNEEALCFRLPLRISHTE, encoded by the coding sequence GTGAACCGAGCTCTGCCCGTAGTACGGCTGCGCGTCCCCACCGACGAGGACGCCGTCGCCTGGCACCGGATCTTCGACGACCCGGACGTCATGGAGTTCCACGGCGGCAGGTCCGCGGAGCTGTACGTCTATGAGGAGCTCACCGCGCGCCAGCGCCGGCACGACGCCGAGCGGGGCTTCTGTCTGTGGACCATGGTTGACGAGAGCGGGCAGGTCGTCGGCTTCACCGGTGCCCAGCCGTGGCCGCAGGACTGGGGGCCGACGGGCGAGATCGAGATCGGGTGGCGGCTCGGGCGGACCTACTGGGGCCAGGGGTACGCCACGGCGGCCGCGCAGCTGACCCTGGAGCGGCTCAGGGCGGCGGGCGTGACGGACGTGGTGGCGATGGTCAGACCCGGAAACGAACGGTCGATCTCGGTCGCCAAGCGCCTCGGAATGGAACTCGCGGAGACCTTCACGCACCCCCGCTACAACGAAGAGGCGCTCTGCTTCCGACTCCCCCTGCGGATCAGTCACACAGAGTAG
- a CDS encoding C40 family peptidase, whose product MSHTAHIRSHRKPRRSATTSIAVRAGVAGGVLSMAAAGASASAFAAESTTQTLELPTLSADLGSQVAESADAMQQAAANYQLQAERDAAAAKAAKQAKADLAEAKKKAEAKKKAEEARRAAAEEAASRSTERTTLSASASASVSTSSSTATGSAAAVIAFVKAQVGDAYVSGGTGPNSWDCSGLVQAAFSQIGVDLPRVSQDQSTAGTQVSLSNLQPGDILYWGSAGSAYHVAVYVGDGMFVGAQNPSTGVAEKPLSYDPPTGAVRVL is encoded by the coding sequence ATGTCCCACACCGCTCACATACGCAGCCACCGGAAACCCCGCCGCAGCGCGACGACTTCGATCGCCGTCCGCGCCGGCGTCGCCGGTGGCGTGCTCAGCATGGCAGCGGCGGGCGCGTCGGCTTCGGCGTTCGCCGCCGAGTCGACGACGCAGACCCTCGAACTGCCCACCCTGTCGGCCGACCTGGGCAGCCAGGTCGCCGAGTCCGCCGACGCGATGCAGCAGGCTGCCGCCAACTACCAGCTGCAGGCCGAGCGTGATGCGGCCGCCGCAAAGGCCGCGAAGCAGGCCAAGGCGGACCTCGCGGAGGCCAAGAAGAAGGCGGAGGCCAAGAAGAAGGCCGAGGAGGCCCGCAGGGCCGCCGCCGAGGAAGCCGCCTCGCGCAGCACCGAGCGGACCACGCTGTCCGCCTCGGCGAGCGCCAGTGTCTCCACGAGCTCGTCCACGGCCACCGGTTCGGCCGCGGCCGTCATCGCCTTCGTGAAGGCACAGGTCGGTGACGCCTACGTCTCCGGCGGCACCGGCCCCAACTCCTGGGACTGCTCCGGCCTCGTCCAGGCCGCGTTCAGCCAGATCGGCGTCGACCTGCCGCGTGTCTCGCAGGACCAGTCGACCGCGGGTACCCAGGTCTCGCTGAGCAACCTCCAGCCGGGCGACATCCTGTACTGGGGCAGCGCGGGCAGCGCGTACCACGTGGCGGTGTACGTCGGCGACGGCATGTTCGTCGGCGCGCAGAACCCCTCGACGGGCGTCGCCGAGAAGCCGCTGTCCTACGACCCGCCGACCGGAGCGGTGCGGGTGCTCTGA
- a CDS encoding chitinase encodes MRGFLRPAAGLTCLFALAMTGCSAESDSASDAEPPEQSSASASASEAASSVTAYAPYVSADEASDNDSAGSPSVYNLAFVIADGSACTPSWNGASAIGDSSVTSRISALKEDGARVRVSFGGASGKELAETCSTAAKLAAAYGKALDAAGSSLADFDIEGDALTDSDSVKLRSEAIALLQEERSDLAVSFTLPVMPSGLDDDSVALLESANDKSVQVSTVNIMTMNYGESYDGDMGDYAITSAKAAQAQLRDVFGTSDSTAWQAMALTSMIGTNDVNGETFTLSDAAQVREFAESKEVAWVSMWSTFRDQECDAGNSDEDDPLTNCSGVSQSSGAFGEVLGG; translated from the coding sequence ATGCGGGGTTTCCTGAGGCCGGCCGCCGGGCTCACTTGTCTGTTTGCCCTGGCCATGACGGGGTGCTCCGCCGAATCCGACAGCGCCTCGGACGCGGAGCCTCCGGAACAGAGCAGCGCCTCGGCGTCGGCGTCGGAAGCCGCTTCCTCGGTCACCGCGTACGCGCCCTACGTCAGCGCTGACGAAGCGTCCGACAACGACTCCGCGGGCTCACCCTCGGTGTACAACCTCGCGTTCGTGATCGCCGACGGCAGTGCCTGTACGCCTTCCTGGAACGGCGCGTCCGCCATCGGCGACTCGTCGGTCACGTCCCGGATCAGCGCGCTGAAGGAGGACGGGGCTCGGGTACGGGTCTCCTTCGGCGGGGCCTCCGGGAAGGAGCTGGCCGAGACCTGCTCCACCGCGGCCAAACTGGCTGCGGCTTATGGGAAGGCACTGGACGCCGCCGGTTCCTCACTCGCCGACTTCGACATCGAGGGGGACGCGCTGACCGACTCCGACTCGGTGAAGCTGCGGTCCGAGGCGATCGCGTTGCTCCAGGAGGAACGGAGCGATCTCGCCGTCTCGTTCACGCTTCCCGTGATGCCGTCCGGGCTCGACGACGACAGTGTGGCGTTGCTGGAGTCCGCGAACGACAAGTCGGTTCAGGTGTCGACCGTCAACATCATGACGATGAACTACGGGGAGTCGTACGACGGGGACATGGGGGATTACGCGATCACTTCGGCGAAGGCGGCGCAGGCTCAGTTGCGGGACGTGTTCGGTACGTCCGATTCCACTGCGTGGCAGGCCATGGCGCTCACCTCGATGATCGGGACGAATGATGTGAACGGAGAGACGTTCACGTTGTCCGACGCGGCTCAGGTGCGGGAGTTCGCCGAGTCGAAGGAGGTGGCGTGGGTGTCCATGTGGTCGACGTTTCGGGATCAGGAGTGCGATGCGGGGAACTCGGATGAGGATGACCCGTTGACCAATTGCAGTGGGGTTTCTCAGAGTTCGGGGGCGTTCGGGGAGGTGTTGGGTGGTTGA
- a CDS encoding PASTA domain-containing protein: protein MRVPRLVGLMAVDARETTQAQGLFVSAPDRKDFHQAVVDYVVRQYPQAGAEVPRDSVVYVWFDLGPGEGGGGIREPRIPRPPSGGLQRELDEPGDPYAVRCTTGLG, encoded by the coding sequence GTGCGCGTACCGCGTCTGGTCGGACTCATGGCCGTCGACGCACGCGAGACGACCCAGGCACAGGGCCTGTTCGTCAGTGCGCCGGATCGCAAGGACTTCCACCAGGCCGTCGTCGACTATGTCGTACGCCAGTACCCGCAGGCCGGCGCGGAGGTGCCGCGGGACTCGGTGGTGTACGTGTGGTTCGACCTCGGCCCCGGTGAGGGCGGCGGGGGCATCCGCGAGCCCCGCATCCCCAGGCCCCCGAGCGGCGGCCTCCAGCGCGAACTGGACGAGCCGGGAGACCCGTACGCCGTGCGCTGTACGACGGGGCTCGGCTGA
- a CDS encoding bifunctional polysaccharide deacetylase/glycosyltransferase family 2 protein has translation MTTTTPSRGRRRAPTRIERAAGKAAALQKPRVILALLLLLGLTSVMLLDGYLRAEVGGDERVRDGASSSKVPDKILNGGPIISFRGGQATTTSVPAKTIALTFDDGPNPTYTPQVLKILKKYDVPATFFLVGSMVSRYPGIVQDMVDQGDEVGIHTFTHVDLSYQSDARIRREMTQTQLALAGAAGITTTLFRAPYSSETDAIDNYSWPVYKKLGEEGYTSVFVDTDSDDWKKPGVSKIVQWATPSGTSGASVLMHDAGGDREQTIKALPEYIEKMRAKGYTFTTISGVVEAQNTAARAGQQANAPTGAAGGQLRGGSRNGTDRLQAAHREATGATLYEGKALVVAVAVAEYTVPTLSVGLVIVGVAVMGRFGMMLILARRHYRLRNKRRFSWGPTVTRPVTVIVPAYNEKECIANTLESLARSTHPIEVVVVDDGSSDGTSEIAREAARSLGMTNVRVIRQENAGKPAALNNGVRSASHDIVVMMDGDTVFEPDTVRQLVQPFANPEVGAVAGNAKVGNRDTVIGAWQHIEYVMGFNLDRRMYDLLRCMPTIPGAIGAFRREAVLQVGGMSEDTLAEDTDITIAMHRAGRRVVYQEHARAWTEAPGSLKQLWSQRYRWSYGTMQALWKHRKSLTDKGPSGRFGRVGMPLVVIFQIVTPVFAPLIDVFTAYSMIFVDFRAALYAWLAVLGVQLVCAAYAFKLDKEKYRYLLMMPLQQLAYRQMMYLVLIHSCITALTGGRLRWQKLKRTGEVGTPAGVGR, from the coding sequence ATGACCACGACGACGCCCTCCCGCGGCCGCCGGCGTGCCCCCACCCGCATCGAGCGGGCGGCGGGCAAGGCCGCGGCGTTGCAGAAACCGCGGGTCATCCTCGCCCTGCTGCTCCTGCTCGGCCTGACCAGCGTGATGCTGCTCGACGGCTATCTGCGCGCCGAGGTCGGCGGCGACGAGCGGGTGCGCGACGGCGCCAGCTCCAGCAAGGTCCCCGACAAGATCCTCAACGGCGGGCCGATCATCAGCTTCCGGGGCGGCCAGGCCACCACGACCTCCGTGCCGGCCAAGACCATCGCGCTCACCTTTGACGACGGCCCGAACCCGACGTACACGCCCCAGGTCCTGAAGATCCTCAAGAAGTACGACGTCCCGGCCACCTTCTTCCTGGTCGGCTCGATGGTCTCGCGCTACCCGGGGATCGTGCAGGACATGGTCGACCAGGGCGACGAGGTGGGCATCCACACCTTCACCCACGTCGACCTCTCCTACCAGAGCGACGCCCGTATCCGGCGCGAGATGACCCAGACGCAGCTCGCCCTCGCGGGCGCGGCCGGCATCACCACCACGCTGTTCCGGGCGCCGTACTCCTCGGAGACGGACGCGATCGACAACTACAGCTGGCCCGTGTACAAGAAGCTCGGCGAGGAGGGCTACACCAGCGTCTTCGTCGACACCGACAGCGACGACTGGAAGAAGCCGGGCGTCTCGAAGATCGTCCAGTGGGCCACGCCGTCCGGGACGTCGGGCGCCTCCGTGCTGATGCACGACGCCGGCGGCGACCGTGAGCAGACGATCAAGGCGTTGCCGGAGTACATCGAGAAGATGCGGGCGAAGGGCTACACCTTCACCACCATCAGCGGGGTCGTCGAGGCGCAGAACACGGCTGCCCGCGCGGGACAGCAGGCGAACGCCCCGACCGGCGCCGCGGGCGGACAGCTCCGGGGCGGGAGTCGGAACGGCACCGACCGCCTCCAGGCCGCGCACCGCGAGGCCACCGGCGCGACCCTCTACGAGGGCAAGGCGCTCGTCGTGGCCGTCGCCGTCGCCGAGTACACCGTGCCCACGCTGTCGGTCGGACTCGTGATTGTGGGTGTGGCCGTCATGGGCCGGTTCGGGATGATGCTGATCCTCGCCCGCCGCCACTACCGGCTGCGCAACAAACGCCGCTTCAGCTGGGGACCCACGGTCACCCGGCCGGTGACCGTGATCGTGCCGGCGTACAACGAGAAGGAGTGCATCGCCAACACGCTGGAGTCGCTGGCGAGGAGCACCCATCCGATCGAGGTCGTCGTCGTCGACGACGGCTCCTCGGACGGCACCTCCGAGATCGCCCGCGAGGCGGCCCGCTCGCTGGGCATGACCAACGTCCGGGTCATCCGCCAGGAGAACGCGGGCAAGCCGGCCGCCCTCAACAACGGTGTCCGCAGCGCCAGTCACGACATCGTCGTGATGATGGACGGCGACACCGTCTTCGAACCGGACACCGTACGGCAGCTGGTGCAGCCCTTCGCGAACCCGGAGGTCGGCGCGGTCGCCGGCAACGCCAAGGTCGGCAACCGCGACACGGTCATCGGTGCCTGGCAGCACATCGAGTACGTGATGGGCTTCAACCTCGACCGCCGGATGTACGACCTGCTGCGCTGCATGCCCACCATCCCGGGCGCGATCGGCGCGTTCCGCCGCGAGGCGGTCCTCCAGGTCGGCGGGATGAGCGAGGACACCCTCGCCGAGGACACCGACATCACCATCGCGATGCACCGCGCGGGCCGGCGGGTCGTCTACCAGGAGCACGCACGCGCGTGGACCGAGGCGCCCGGCTCCCTCAAGCAGCTGTGGTCGCAGCGCTACCGGTGGTCGTACGGCACCATGCAGGCGCTGTGGAAGCACCGCAAGTCCCTCACGGACAAGGGTCCCTCGGGCCGCTTCGGCCGGGTCGGCATGCCACTGGTGGTGATCTTCCAGATCGTCACACCGGTCTTCGCCCCGCTGATCGACGTGTTCACCGCCTACTCGATGATCTTCGTCGACTTCCGGGCGGCGCTGTACGCGTGGCTCGCGGTCCTCGGCGTCCAGCTCGTGTGCGCGGCGTACGCCTTCAAGCTGGACAAGGAGAAGTACCGCTATCTGCTGATGATGCCGCTCCAGCAGTTGGCCTACCGCCAGATGATGTACCTCGTCCTGATCCACTCCTGCATCACCGCGCTCACCGGTGGCCGGCTGCGCTGGCAGAAACTGAAGCGGACCGGCGAGGTCGGGACCCCGGCGGGGGTGGGCCGATGA
- the def gene encoding peptide deformylase, whose amino-acid sequence MPSVFVQGRPTDSYPRLAPEARRGQVRRITEVGEEVLHKPCRDVTEFGPDLAALIDDMFLTMYIADGAGLAANQVDVDLRLFVYDCPDDDGVRHVGHIVNPVLEQFDPAGRRLLDDSEGCLSVPGAVMDVPRPDRAVVHGFDKDGEPLVIEGTGYFARCLAHETDHVNGHVYLDRLSSRDRKEALRQVADRRDEVFARRAANIEALNGGQGTVSA is encoded by the coding sequence ATGCCCAGTGTGTTCGTCCAGGGCAGGCCCACCGACTCGTATCCGCGTCTCGCCCCCGAAGCCCGGCGCGGGCAGGTCCGGCGCATCACCGAGGTCGGCGAGGAGGTGCTGCACAAGCCGTGCCGGGACGTGACCGAGTTCGGGCCCGACCTCGCCGCGCTGATCGACGACATGTTCCTGACGATGTACATCGCGGACGGGGCGGGCCTCGCGGCCAACCAGGTCGACGTCGATCTGCGGCTTTTCGTCTACGACTGCCCGGACGACGACGGGGTCCGGCATGTCGGGCACATCGTCAACCCGGTGCTCGAGCAGTTCGACCCGGCCGGGCGCAGGCTGCTCGACGACAGCGAGGGGTGCCTGTCGGTGCCGGGCGCCGTGATGGACGTACCGCGTCCGGACCGGGCCGTGGTCCACGGGTTCGACAAGGACGGCGAACCGCTCGTGATCGAGGGGACCGGGTACTTCGCGCGCTGCCTGGCCCACGAGACCGACCATGTGAACGGGCACGTGTATCTGGACCGGCTGTCCAGTCGGGACCGCAAGGAGGCGCTGCGGCAGGTGGCGGACCGGCGGGACGAGGTGTTCGCCCGCCGGGCGGCCAACATCGAGGCGCTGAACGGCGGTCAGGGCACCGTCAGCGCCTGA